The window AGTTGTCAACATCTAGTGTTCCCAATGGTACTCTTGCAGCCTTTGGCTCGACATTTTTCTCCTTTGACTTTGCATTCTCCTTTGACTCCACATTCTCATGCAAATAGGTGTTCTCCTCACCGCATCCTACAGGCTCATCATCCTCATACTCGCCTTCATAGGCTTGCTTCGGCCAAGCAAAGAATGGAGCATGAATAGGTTGATCATCCATATCCTCGGCCATGATAGGAGCTTGTTCCTTGTGTTGCTGTTTGTTCTCAATGGTCACACCAAACCTCACTATTTTCGTGTTATAACACCTATCAAACAATTCAGCTATCTCTGATTCAGAGATCAATGGGATGGTGTTATATCCTGTTCCATACCAAATAGTCTTTCTCTGATCAGGAGACCACTTGAACTTCTCCTCCACAACCTCCTTTATCCGCGCCACAGACAAGTCCCGACCGACCATGAAATCCCATGTTTTGCCCCTTCTGTAAACTCTTTTGCCGTCTACAATCGTCAAGTAGGACTGAACATCTATTTCTACTTTGAAATCAGCCATCGAATCGACTGTGAAACACACAAACACAACAAATTCTAAATTTGTTGCACTTACaatgaaaaagaactatgaaaacaGGGGGAAATTTTGTACCTTTTGCCGCTGGAGATGTACTGGAGGGTTGGAGGCAGAGGAGCCACTCGAAGGCGAGGTTGCAGGGGAGGCCGCGAGCTGGTCCGGTCGGTGCCAAGCAATGGAGCGCCGCCGTAGGACTGATCCGGGACGAACTCGAGCAGATGGACGAGCTGGGTAAGGTTGCAATGGAGTAGAGGAGGCCGGCAAACTGATCCGGGACGAGCTGGGGCGGATACCTCTGACCGGAGCTGCGCCGTTGGGCTGGCTGGCGCTGGAGCCGATGCGTCGGGCGGCCAGCCAGGCGCCGACGAGCGGGAGTGAGGGCGTTAGGCTGCCCAGCCACGAAcccagggaggaggaggaggagggcggtgcACGGAGGGACCTGGGGGATGGGTGGCGGAGAGGGTCAGAGGGAGGGAGGAGCTGCGGGGCGGCGCCGGTGATGGCTGGTTCCTCGCGCCGCCATGCTCCTGGTGTGTGCGTGcgggaggagagggggaggagaggaTAGGGTTGAGCCACGGGGGTAATTTTGGAATAGCCAAAAAACTGACAAGTTGCCTCCGCTTTGACTAACAGAAAAAGTTTGACAACTAAAGGAAGTGTTATTTTGACAAGAAAAACTGAGTGTGCAGTGGTATATTGGCAAGTTGGTTTTTCATAGTGGTATTTTGGCAAGTTCGGTTTCTCATAGTGGCATTCTGGCTATTGTCTCAAATTACATTGTGGGAGGATGACGATTTCTTCAAGAACACATGGCGATTCCTCGCAAAATGAGCTGTAAAAATTGTCATGCTCGATTGAAGAAATTGTCATATTCTGCACAATATAATTAACGTGAAAAACGTTTGTATTGCCATCCTCTCCCAGCGAACGTTCACCTGATAACATTACCTATATTTTGCGGGACCAGTTTTCGATATATTCATCATCTGTCATGGCGGTAAAAAGAACACCAAAGTTAACAAAAATTATATTCACGTCCATAGACTACCTAACGACGACTACAAAGCATTGGAGCAAGCTGAAGGCGCGCTACCGCCATCGCCCCTCCCGCGTCATTGACGAGCAAAACTTGTTGTGGTAGACAGTCGAGAAGTCCTCATGCTAAGGCCTCACACGATCATCGCACCATAACAGCAaccggactgtgcgtctaaggcggatggtaacagaaggtaggggacacgatgttttacccaggttcgggccctcttgatggaggtaaaaccctacatcctgcttgattattcttgataatatgtgtagtacaagagttgatctaccacgagatcggagaggctaaaccctagaagctagcctatggtatgattgtatgttgtcctatggactaaaaccctccggtttatatagacaccgaagggggctagggttacacaaggtcgattacaaaggaggagatatacatatccgtattgcctagcttgccttccacgccaagtagagtcccatccggacacgggacaaagtcttcaatctcgtatcttcatagtccaacagtccggctgtccggagaccccctaatccaggactccctcagtagcccctgaaccaggcttcaatgacgatgagtccggcgcgcagtattgtctttggcattgcaaggcgggttcctccttcgaatacaccacagaagagtttgaatacaaggatagtgtccgaccctgcaaaataagttccacacaccaccgtagagagaataatattaccacaaatctaatctgctgacacgttttggcagcgtgacatcacggcacggcccggtaattatttgaaccatttttctttaaccagccccgcacataacgcgaggtggtttcttgacacgtcttgccgaagcagggattgtgttccccttattacgggattctcatcaatacggacgtgggtaacccaaccgcgccatcaattacggcgcttgggggataagcaagttttaccagactAGTGGGGGCGTATAGTTTagcccgcccttataaagggataagatctcacctttttccacccgcgccttcttcctccttgctcatccattctcgcgcactcgagctccagcgcccaagtccgcatcctcctcctccactcttttcaaaacatgtccggagcgggaggaaagtggatggcctcctccgtcacggaggggcacattaaAAAGTtgcacggagccggatacttagccgcggacatcgcgcaccggctgccagccgcggggcaggtcatccctaccccagaacctcacgagagggtggtcttcctcccccacttcgtccgcggactggggtttcccctccatccatttgtccgcggcctcatgttctattatgcgctggactttcacgatctggccccgaacttcatcctcaacatctcggcgttcatcgtcatgtgcgaggctttcctccgcatccggccccactttggcctatggctgaagaccttcaatatcaagccgaaggttgtaggaggccaacaagcggaatgcggtggagccatggtgggaaaaatgcccaacgttgcatggctcgagggctccttcgtggagaccgtaaaggggtggcaatcggggtggttctacatcaccgagccgcgctacaccaactgggtggcgacccccgagttttgatccggaatccccacgcggctcacttcctggaaggagaagggcatgtcctggggttcatcggtagagctggacggactccagaaatgtatccggaacatgacaagcaagaaacttaagcttgtcaacatagtccaagtcatgctcttctgccggatcgtCCCGTGTCAGCAAcgagatttcaacttatgggagttcgacccggcccgacaccagactctgagcgagctcttcgacacgacgcacaaagacgtctggagggtgctgttcaagggcgccgaggtccctccctctctcaccgaagaccgcgggctaagcgcgaggcgccctgcgaatccggtaagttctgtaaatTTGGTAGGatgtttatttcccatagcttaaccatgcgcGGGGTCTGAGCTctcatgcctttaacaggactaggTGGGGCatcggagcagatcgactgtccgcccccctgcccgaagacaccgcgggcgctctcctgacagagatgctgactccggctccttataaggtgccagagaagaccaagaagaaggccaagggaacccgaaagagttcccggcaccaggtggtatcagactcatcgcCCGATAACTCcatgacgcactcctcccatgaagacgaggaggaagatgaagatgctcaccctccagccgggggagacaagaaaaggaaggccgcctcgactagggaggccgaagggtccaagaagggaaggactcttcttccggactgctccaccaccgccaccgaaggcgaagacgagtggctgctcagggccaagcccctggcgaagtcgtaagtattcggataccagagtaactcatagcatacctttgtcgcactgcttctcctaacgccgaatatgattatgaagaccgccccaagcccgtatcgacatatcctcgtcggacggctccttggattcgtcggatatggatagcgatccacttccgaccgcctcctccccttgccctacggacaacaccgaggtattgtctcaaggggcaccaagCCGGGGGGCGACAGTCccgaaggcgcctcaaggcgaccttccggactccaggagcaaagggagcaaggttcccgggggctccaagtttgGATCTCAGCCGAAcatcgcgccggaacctccagtggttccggactcgggcaggcggcccccttccaaaaggggtaagacgcccgtgctagtgacctctgcccatccagaggcaccggacgacctgctgggagcgcttcgcgacgcttccatcaacgaagagcaccgcactattatgagtgcggtgatcgagaaggttcagtccgccaagagcggactgactgaagcttgtgccagccttctaacaggctttgaggtaagtatttaaaatatagggaaaatattaccgcatagacagtagcccctgatgctctgtttggtgttcacgaagaaaagccgaacagaggatcaattaatatctgcaggagtctaatataagtatgtttatatgcgtatgcaggcttcgttgctgacctctgccgcactgactgcggaggtcgccgcactgaagcaggacctcgaggggtccgagaaagagcccgaccttgccaagaggcagctcgaggagaacaaatgtaagtaataccttgtctatagatATATATGTATACAAAAAaggtgcgattgcaaaatgacaggatcatcacgaatttgccaagggccacgaccaaagtggcgaccctgaagcaagcgttgtccgaggccgaaaacaaagcggcccggGAGCGCGCCGAgtgagaaaagcaagaggcacgggtgggcgaggtgcagcaagagctccaggctctcgtgacgaagcacgaggctttggagcttgactcgaagacgcgagagtctgagcttgccgctgcCCTTGagggcgcaaagaatgccaaggcggaaacccacaaggccctccaggagattgaggcgatgagaaagatagcagtgggtaaggcattcaatatgcaaagcaagcatgtgaaagtaaattacttgttacttacccgagtccggagctctccaggagcattcgcagatttcccTGCAACGTGTCAGATGCCGCaaggttttaccaggccgaggagggaagctcgacggagaagctgttctggtcttagtatactgggaccgaacacccgatgcctgtgagcgaccagctgaagcaactggtcgagctgcacaaggcggccaaacaggccatgaagggctttatagtccggatgtggcctggcgaagcccttcccaacagctagttcagcctggtgaggcggcttgtggatgcctgccctcggctggaagtcatcaagcggtccgtctgcgtcgaaggtgcacgccgggcttttgcccgtgcaaaggtgcactgggccaagatggacgccgagaagctggtgaaggaggggccgccgcagggcaaggagcatcgccaccccgagatataCTAtgggggtgtcctgaagggtgcccatcttgtagcggacaagtgtgcaaaagatgtaatatttgaatgaacttgctcgtgtgatcctgtattatgaaaacttgttcatatgcgctatgcaacgcttgtttgaatttaaaatattaccttctgttcggctgtttatattatctgagagatggctagtcgtcggcttctgcccccatgccatgagtgttggggtgttcgggataaacctgagcactcttgttcccatatttgggtccttcgagggaggtgctcaacacaacgaacaaggcaatcggactataatgctttatcactctcacttagccatagaattctataattttaaattttggcgaagcccctagtattcggaaggccgaattcggggcgctatacacgccttaagccggacaaagccgactcctcgctctaagcggcataagtttttagggactcgaaacctctcgaacagcgaccagtctctcgccttatcatgacagtcagttttagctttctctactgaggtgcttagcccagcagaaccggggcacaatcgcagtagttctcccagtgctaccttagccgatatagcggaacgtaaggtaccaaaacatgggagccgggcaaacccaactattgacccaagacatgattcggagttgatgcatataatgctataagttcggggtgccgcactgtctaaagtgttcggacttctcatgctgtattatggggtatgcttaagcccctagcatatTGGTCGTACTAGAGTGTACGAGTGCCGGATGTCATGAGTGAACATATGTATATAAaaaaagaagaatagagaatgcaataatagtctagtgctatgcattgtttattcaaaaaggtgcgctaAAGCACAATGATACAAGTAgttcgataagcaaaaagtaggactacttgacatgtcccctccaagggcaagctgaggactgatattaaagcaagtatttcactcgttgtcgtaatccacctgggagttccgtggtgcgacgtagctttctgcccccttggttgctgcatcacgtGTTCGGCCATCATACGGCCGGACAGgatttccagagattgaagtcctgaaagagagaaaaataacaaagcgggaagcccctagtgcggttaagccgcgtcttggggcgtgccgtagtcttgcccccctccccacctatgcccatggtattttcaatgcgtagttatgtacgcgtggcacagatttcgccgtttggccggtactggggtgggggccgcattgctatgcgagctcagaatgtgccaggcggtcttgttgccgattactctgagcgcgcttgaaggtgtccgggtcttgaatcgccgaactggtggagtgccttaagaggctgctttgcacttctgctgcgagggccgcagtgtgctcctccgtacggagagaaCACTCTGTGTTTTCATTAactatgatgaccccccgaggtcctggcatcttgagcttaaggtaggcataatgcggtaccgcattgaatctcgcaaatgcggttcgcccgagcagtgcatgatagccactgcggaacgagactatatcgaagattaactcctcgtttcggaagttatccggggatccgaagaccacttccagtgtgactgagcctatgcaatgggcctctacacctggtatgacgcctttgaaggtcgttttgtgggtttgatccttgaggggtctatacccattttgcgcactgtgtcctgataaagcaggttcatgctgctgcccatccataaggactcaagtgaggtgaaatccgtcaatgattgggtctaggaccagtgcggcgaatctgccatgacggatactagtggggtgatccctgcgatcgaaggtgatcggacaagaggaccatggttgaactttggggcgactggctccaacgcatatacgtcccttagcgcacccttccgctccctcttggggatgtgggttgcgtatatcatgttcaccgtccgcacttgtgggggggacctcttctgtccttcggtgttcggctgccggggctcctccccgtcatcgctatgtgaccccttatctttgttttcggcatttaacttgtcggcctgcttgaacacccaacaatccctattggtgtgattggatggcttgtcgggggtgccgtgtatttgacacgagcggtcgagtatacggtccaaactggacgggcccggagtgcttcttttgaatggctttttccgctgaccgggtttagagcctttgaatccgacattgactgccgtgtcctcgacattgtcgctgttaatgcggcgcttgtgtttgttgcgacgtgacctgccattgccatccttggtatccgaagtaccatggttctttgatatgttattgctgcgagccagccagctgtcttctccctcgcaaaagcgggtcatgagtgtcgtgagggctgccatagatttcggcttttcctggacaAGGtgccgagcgagccactcgtcacggatgttgtgcttaaaagctactagggcctctacatccggacattcgacgatttgattcttctttgttaggaaccgtgtccagaattgcctggtcgattcctctggctgctggattatgtggatcaagtcatcggcgtctggtggtcgcacataagtgccctggaagttgtcgaggaatgcggcttccaggtcttctcaacagccaatggactctgctggcaagctgttgagccaatgccgagctggtcctttgagcttgagtgggaggtatttgatggcctgtagatcatcaccgcaggccatgtggatgtgcaggaggaaatcctcgatccatactgaaggatctgtcgtgccgtcgtatgattctatatttacgggtttgaaaccctctgggatttgatgatccattacttcgtctgtgaagcatagggggtgtgcggcgcctctgtactgggctatatcgcgacgcagctcaaatgagtcttgcctactgtgtttggcccggccggacttacttttactgtatctggcgtgacgattatcgtctcgcatagtggcgcgccctcgtgattcgtagatcgatcttatatgttttgctttatcctccaatacgtcttgcaagtctagcatgtttccccgtgccttgtcatttttatttgagtggcgtcggagtgcgggctgagcttttggctgaaatgcctctctatcgcggccacgaggtggccggtcagccgcatcatatgctggagatgtaggtttgagtgctacctcctccagtcggggtagcagcctacacgttgggtaactcttggagggacgttcgagtttatattccttggccgcaaggacttcagtccatctgtcagctagcaaatcttgatcagcttgaagctgctgttgctttttcttaaggctatttgccgtggctataagtcggcgcttgaagcgctcttgttcgacgggatcctcaggcacgacgaattcatcatcatcgaggcttgcctcatcttcggagggaggcatgtaattatcatcctccgcctctccatctgccgctctctctggagggctggcttctccatcctcctgccctagatcttgctggaggggattgctgtcgtcttcggcactgtccggagtgctattgtctcctgtgccggggtcaccgcttttgctttggcgagacttagagcggcgccgctgacgccggcgcttgggttgcttcttggaggggtcatcctccgctgtcacgtcgccattgccttctttgggtgtgtccaccatgtatatatcatatgatgaggtggctgtccagtgccctgtgggcagtggttcctcttctcctcccacatcgtcgtccataccgtcgatgtcttcggagtcgaagtcgagcatgtcggttaagtcgtcgacagtggctactaagtgggtggtgggtgggcggcgaatttcttcgtcatccgcatcccaatcctgctgaacatagttcggccaggactctcctgacaaggagagggaccttaatgagttcaatatgtcaccgaagggcgagtgctgaaaaatatccccggaggtaaactccatgatcggtgcccaatcagattcgataggcacgggcgcaggcggtgcggagtccgtggccggggaggaaTCCGGTAATTCGGAGTCACGGCtcctgtgaagggtaaggtcgatacttggctcgatcgccgatgagagtgcggcctccgtggcgaggTCTATCCACCCGCCCATGGAAGGCGCGGCGgggtccgaattgagggtcggagtggttgCCTGCGCGGTCTCCCggacactgtctgatggcagagctaaatcatgctcatcgtggccATGTGGCGCacttggcaggggctcgaatccgttgaagatcaagtctccacggatatcgaccgtatagtttaagcttccaaacctgacctgatggccaggggcgtaactctcgatctactccagatggccaagcaagttgtcccacagtgcgaagccgccgaatacaaagatctgtcaggggagaaaagtctcaccctggacaacatcgccatcgatgatcgaaggagccatcaagcctaacggcgacgacacagaggaactctcaatgaaagcaccaatggtggtgtcaaaaccagcggatctcgggtagggggtcccgaactgtgcgtctaaggcggatggtaacaggaggaaggggacacgatgttttacccaggttcgggccctcttgatggaggtaaaactctacgtcctgcttgattattcttgataatatgtgtagtacaagagttgatctaccacgagaccggagaggctaaaccctagaagctagcctgtggtatgattgtatgttgtcctacggactaaaaccctccagtttatatagacaccggagggggctagggttacacaaggtcggttacaaaggaggagatatacatatccgtattgcctagcttgccttccacgtcgagtagagtcccatccggacatgggacgaagtcttcaatctcgtatcttcatagtccaacagtccggacaaaggatatagtctggctgtccgaagaccccctaatccaggacttcctcacct is drawn from Triticum dicoccoides isolate Atlit2015 ecotype Zavitan chromosome 4A, WEW_v2.0, whole genome shotgun sequence and contains these coding sequences:
- the LOC119286702 gene encoding uncharacterized protein LOC119286702, with the translated sequence MADFKVEIDVQSYLTIVDGKRVYRRGKTWDFMVGRDLSVARIKEVVEEKFKWSPDQRKTIWYGTGYNTIPLISESEIAELFDRCYNTKIVRFGVTIENKQQHKEQAPIMAEDMDDQPIHAPFFAWPKQAYEGEYEDDEPVGCGEENTYLHENVESKENAKSKEKNVEPKAARVPLGTLDVDNSYDPHHVRGDDETLLANNVAPTEMLSKCC